One part of the Mytilus trossulus isolate FHL-02 chromosome 11, PNRI_Mtr1.1.1.hap1, whole genome shotgun sequence genome encodes these proteins:
- the LOC134689737 gene encoding perlucin-like — MLAEVTTTSEMTFLRTNANRYGKTFWLGGSDQANEGVWLWTTSGQRFTVTDWHTRTVHEPNNQDGNENCLTIDDELDNEWNDDKCSFDYRFICERPLIDLSYVATQEETTS; from the exons ATGCTTGCAGAAGTAACAACAACAAGTGAGATGACATTTCTTAGGACAAACGCCAATAGATATGGAAAAA ctTTTTGGCTAGGTGGATCAGATCAGGCAAATGAAGGTGTGTGGTTATGGACAACTAGTGGACAAAGGTTTACAGTAACTGATTGGCATACACGTACTGTACACGAACCAAATAATCAAGATGGAAACGAAAACTGTCTGACCATTGATGACGAGTTAGATAATGAATGGAATGATGACAAATGTTCATTTGATTATCGCTTCATATGCGAAAGACCGTTA attGATTTGAGTTATGTAGCAACACAAGAAGAGACAACGAGTTAA